The sequence AATGCCAAGCTGGCAGGGGATGTTGCTGATTTAAAGGATGGGACTCGTGCGATTGAAGAGCGTGCCCGCGTAGAGCATGGAATGATTAAGGACGGTGAATTCTTTATCCAAATCCTACCTAGCAATGCCACATCCCCAAGTCAAGATATACCTGATGGTGTGAAGGTTACTAAAGCCAAATAGGAAAATTTAGTGCCCACTGGATGGTGGACTAGTAGCATCGCTCAGCAGGTCAGTGCTAAAGACCTGACGACAGTCCACTGGATCAAACTGATATTCCTTGCCGCAAAAATCACACGCCGTTTCTACTTTACCTCGTTCGCTCAGAATACTTTCAACCTCTTGTTCGCCTAACATTCGCAAAACATCGGCTACTTTAGAACGTGAGCAGCGGCAAGCAAAGTGAATGGGTCTGCTGGGGAAGCTGCGCACCCCATAGTGTGAAGATTCCTCTAGAAACAAGCGGCGCAGAATTGTTTGAGGCGGAAGGGTCAAAAGCTCTTCATCGGTAATGGTCTCGCCAAGCGTTTGAATCCGCATCCAACCCTCGTCAGCAGTTTGAGGGTCTAAATGGGTGTGGCCGCCAGAATTCGGTAAACGTTGCAAAAGTAGGCCGCCAACTTGAGTTTCATTCGAGGCTAACCAAATTCGCGTTTCTAATTGCTCAGAATTTTGCATATACAAGCTTATTGCTTGGGCAACACTTTCAACAGGGCGGATGACGGCGCCTTGGTGATCTTGTAAAGCGACGATCCCTTGATAAGGTGGATTGCCGGCTTGACGGTCGGCAGGGTCAAGGGTAATAACGAGACGACCGCTATTACTAGCATCCAGCATTTGGGCTAAGGTCGCATCAGTAGGTATTTCAGTAGGGTCTACTGACAGCTTGACTGTTGCTCGCATAGAGAGGTCGGATTTACATTCGACCACTAGTAAAGAAATTGGACCAAGGCTTTGCGCCTGAATAATGAGAGTGCCATCAAATTTGAGGCTGGCGCTCAGAAGGGTGGCTGCAGCTACAAAATCCCCCAATACTTTTCGTACTGCGGGTGGATCATTCCGCCTCTCTAAGATCGCCTGCCAAGCGGTGCCGATTGAGACGATTTCACCTCGAACAGGGGCCCCATCACACATAAATACAAGAAGTTCGTTCATACCCTAAAGTATCCACGTTTTTCAGAATTTTTCCGATTTCGTCTGACCTGAGATAATGGGGTCTATGCAAATTCGTACACGTTTCGCCCCCAGCCCAACTGGCTTTATCCATCTCGGTAATCTCCGAAGCGCTCTTTATCCCTGGGCTTTTGCTCGTCATAACCAGGGCGATTTCATTCTGCGTATTGAAGATACCGATGTAGAGCGCTCCACCCAAGAATCCGTTGACGTGATTCTGGAAGGAATGGCCTGGTTAGGCTTAGATGTAGATGAAGGTCCGATCTATCAAATGCAACGCATTGATCGTTATCAAGAGCTTATCAAACAAATGCTTGATAGTGGGCTTGCTTACCCTTGCTATATGAGTGAGGATGAGCTCAATCGTTTGCGCGATCAACAAATGGCGAATAAAGAAAAGCCACGCTATAACGGCCTATGGCGACCAGAACCCGGCAAATCTTTGCCAGCAATTCCACCAGGTGTTTCACCTGTGATTCGGTTTAAGAATCCTATCGGGGGCTCCGTCATTTGGGATGATGCTGTTAAAGGCAGAATAGAAATTAGCAACGATGAACTTGATGATCTCGTGATTGCAAGATCTGATGGTACCCCGACCTATAACTTCTGCGTTGTCGTTGATGACCTTGATATGAAAATCACCCATGTGATTCGAGGCGATGACCACGTCAACAACACACCGCGCCAAATTAATATTCTCAAAGCCCTTGGCTCAGCTCCTCCCATTTATGCTCACTTACCAACAGTGTTAAATGACCAAGGCGAGAAGATGAGTAAGCGCAATGGTGCAATGAGTGTGCGTGATTATCAAAAAGAAGGGTATTTGCCTGAAGCCATTCTGAACTACCTTGCACGACTAGGATGGTCACATGGCGATGCCGAAGTCTTTACTAGAGAGCAATTTGTAGCTTGGTTTGATCTGGATAATCTTGGCAGATCACCAGCCCAACATAACCCAGAAAAGTTACTCTGGCTCAATCATCACTACATTCAAGAAGCCGACCCGGAAAAGCTGGCAGAGTCAGTTAGGCCATTTGCGGATGAGCGGGGCATTGATGTCAATCAGGGGCCAAGCTTTGTTCAGGTTGTCGCTTTATTAAAGGATAGGGCCAATACCCTCATTGAAATTGCGGAAGGGGCTAAGTTGTTTTACTCTCCTCCACCAGAGTTTTCAAAGGAGCAGATTGCTCAAAATATTCCTGAGGCGATTAAGCCAGTGATTCGTGATTTGATAGAGGCAATAACAAAGGCGGATACGACAAAAGAGGGCTATTCGGCTGCTTTTAAAGAAGTATTAGCCAAGCACCAACTGAAAATGCCAGCCCTAGCAATGCCAGTGAGATATGCCTTATTTGCCACCACCCAAACGCCAGCAATCGACTCTGTTTTAGTCGTTTTAGGGAAACAGGAAAGCATCAACCGGCTCGCCAAGGTCGTCCAGTAGGCAAATTGCTCTAAAGGGGCAAAATAGGATAAAATCTTGGATTGTTTTGAGTGTCTTGTGGTTATTTTGCGAGATTTAGGGGGTATAGCTCAGCTGGGAGAGCGCTTGCATGGCATGCAAGAGGTCAGCGGTTCGATCCCGCTTATCTCCACCAAGAAATCCACCAAGACAATTACGTGGTTCCAGGTCCCCATCGTCTAGAGGCCTAGGACATCACCCTTTCACGGTGAGTACGGGGGTTCGAATCCCCCTGGGGACGCCAGTTTTCTGGTTGAAGTAAAGTGACATGAAGTAAATGCGTTGTAATTTGGAGCGGTAGTTCAGTTGGTTAGAATATCTGCCTGTCACGCAGAGGGTCGCGGGTTCGAGTCCCGTCCGTTCCGCCAAATACAATAAAAAAGCCCTTCTTAAAGGGCTTTTTTATATTCCATTTCTGAAAAATTACTTTTTATTGTCTGTCGGCGAAGCGCTTAAATAATTAGAGCTATCAGTTGCGTTCGAACTAGCACTGCCTGAAGAGGTATTGGCTTTAGAGGAGCCTGTACCGCCTGATGTAACTGCATTGGATGGGCTTGTCTTGGCTGTACTTGCTAAAGAGGTTGTAGATGATGTTGAAGATTTACTCGTACCGCTTGAAGTGGTCGTTGAACTACTGGTTGAAGAGCTTACAGAAGTAGTACTTTTACTAGCCGTATTCAAGGCGGCTGTTTTTGCAGCAGCTGCAGCTGTTTTTGCAGCAGCTGCAGCTCCAGCTGCTTTTGCCGCCGCAGCGGTTGCGGCTGCTTTAGCTGCTGCCTGTTGTTGGGCAAGTAAGGCTGCAGCAGAAGCCTTTTGGGCTGCAGTCTCTGTAACGGCTAATGCGCTGGAACCCATTGCTCCAATGAAAGCTACTAGTAATGCCGCAGATATAAATGAAATCGGTCTCATGATTGCTCCTAGTGCAAATTAGGCACTTCAAAATTGCCGCTTAGTCTTTCTAAGAGTATCAGAGTTTTAGCATGCACAGTACGAGCATCAAAAAGCTCATATTCCGCATCGCGAAATCGCAAAATTCCCTGGATGTTATTTTTGCTCATTTTGGCTTGGTTATAAGCCTTAGTGGCTGCCTCCAAACGCTCTTTTGCAGACTGGTATTGAAGATAGGTCTGATTAATCTCGGTCACGATTTTGGCCTTTGTTGCCATCAAGCTAACCTCAAGCTCAGCCTGGCTATTAGCAGCAGTGGTTACATCGGAATTCATCAGAAAACCATTACCCAGGGGGACGTTCAATAAAAAGCTAAAGGCTTGTTGAGTTCCATAGTTGATGCCGCTGGATGCATAAGAGGGGGTTTGGGTATAGTAAACGCCAGGTAAAAAATCAATATTTTTGCTTGCTTTGACCACCTCCAAATTGGCTGCTGCTGACTCAACAGCTGCCTGACCTGAAGCAATATCGGCTCGATTTTCTTGAGCTCGAGCAATTAAGTCTTCCACTTTAAAGTTTTTTGCTTCTATATTTAAGGTGCCAACCGGCATGATCAGTTCGGAGCCTGTCTTGCCAACAAAATTGGCCATGCCATAGGAGTAGTACTTCAAATCGTTTGCAAGAACCTTTTGTGCAGCAATAAACTCAGCAGCTTGAGTAGATCCGCTAGCGCGATATTGATTTAGCGCATCGATCGCCTCTTGGTAGGACTGCCATAAGAGTTTGGTGCGTAGTGCGTCTATATAGTTAAACATCGCTTCAGTTTCAATTGCTTTGCCCTCCGTAATCATCTCAGCCAATTTACGTTTGGCATCCGCTTGGGCTTGAGCTTCGCGTGCAGAGCGCTTTCCCCAACCTTCTATTGTGACCATGGCGCCCAAAGTGTTGGAGGCAGGGTTGGTATAACCAGCATATGGAGCCTGGGTATACATACTGCCGCGAGCATAGGTAAGAATCGGACTTAGATAGGGCATCCCAGCATCTTTAGCATTTGCGTCGGCAGAGGCAATATTCAGCCTGCGTATTTTGAGGTTGGCATTTTCTTCGTTTAGCTCGCTAAGATAGTTGCCTAAACTGACGCTTCTATACTGGGTATTGTCTACTTTGAAAGGCGGCAAGGACTGTGCTTGGACACCCGTTACAAAAAATGATGTGAATAGAAAGCTATAGATCGAGATAGAAATTTTTTTCATAATCAATTAACTTCTAGAACGATTTTTGATCACGAGATTAGCCGTGTCTACAGCAAGCCTATCAACGATCTTTTCTTTTTCAAGTGCCTGATTAATAAAATTATTGACCTCATTTGCAACCACTTCTCGTTCGTTATCCACAGTGATCATGTGGTAAGAATTACCAAGCCAAATCATTCGACAGGTTTCGGAGGAAATTCCCCTAAGGATTATTTCTGGATTCTTTGGCGATGCAGTTTCGTCATCAATCGCATGAATGATTAAAGCGTCTGCTGTTATTGAGCTGAGTTCTTTTTTAGTTGCCTTAATGAGCTCCAAGGACTGATAGAGGTGAACTGCAGGTAAATGGGCGGCGCCAAGCTCGCTCACACTATTAGCCATGACCGCTTTTCGGATATGGCGTCTTAATTCAAGGTTTTTGACGCCAAACGGCTCTCTTTCTTTGTAGTGCCAATTACGGATTCCCAACGCAAATACCAGGGCGAGGAAAGGGTGATACCAAGGGATTGCCCAGCCATCAAATATAAAAACAGGGGAAAGAGCAACCACGCTATGAGCTTTACTATTTCGTGCTGCAACCGCCAGAGCGAGCGTCGCGCCCATACTCAATCCAACAACAGAAACAGAGTTATGCGATTGGGCAAGGTCAGTAATAAATTGGTCTACGCTATCGATCCACTCTTGATAGTTTGAAAGGCCGGTATGGGCAGAGTAGCCATTGATCTTAGGTACTGTATAGGTGTGATTTGACTGTTTTAGGAGTCGGGGAATGACGCCCATTTCCAGCTCTGAACCGCAAAGGCCTGGCAATAAAACTACCGCATGGCCTGAATTACCTTGATAGAATGTCTCGTATCGGTCTGTTTGCTCGGCTATGGATGTCATTGAGTCGAATTAGATGCCTATTAATTAATTACGACATTATTACTTATGCAGATTAAGAATTCGAAACGGTGGGCTCATTCCGGGATCCAAGCGTATTTTTTTGCAATATTCGGCGTTTTTGTCGCATTTAGCATACGGTATAGCCTCCATGATTTCTTGCAAGGCAATATTCCAATGACCTTTTTTATCCTCAACACCATCATCATTGCCTTGTTTTATGGCTTCATCCCCAGCCTGTTGACGATTTTTCTTTCTGTACCAATTGCCTTTTTCTTCTTTGTACCGCCTTTTGATTCTTATGAAATGCCAACGCCACAAGACGGCTTTGTTTTTATTTCTTATATTTCGATCGCGTTTATCGCTGTTGCGATTGTGGAATGGCTCCAGCGAGAGCGTTACAAGGCTGTCCTGATCTCTAAAGTGAGTGATAGCAATTTCCGCCTTTTAACTCAAGCTAGCCTCTCCCTCAAAAAAGCACGCGAGCAGGAAGTACGCGATTAAAGGGGTTCAAACCTCGATATCTGGTAAATATTGGCAAATTCCGGTTTCCTATGGGAGAATATTGGGATGAAGTCTTTACTAGCGATCCTTATCGGTCTTTCTATGTCCATTGCAGCCCAAGCGGCCGGTTTTGGCTATGATCCCTTTGCTGGTAAATCGCCGACTTCTGCCGGAGGCAATTCCAGCGCCGTCCGTCCTTCAGGGCCTGCAAGTCAGCCTGTAAAACCTGCGCCCACTGCCCCGGTTACTCCTGGTGCCCAACCTGTGAAATCAAAGCAGGGACCCAATATTCCTACACCACCAGCCGCAAAGAATTAATTCATTTTATTAATCGTTTTACCAGGCTGAGATTGTGGTGCCTTAGTAGCCGCTAAATAGAGTGGCTCCACCGCAGGCATTAGGGCATTTAACTGCTCAATTCTGGTTTCGCCAGAAGGGTGGGTTGATAAAAACTCTGGTGGATTCTTGCCTTGCGTGGCCTTGAGCATCTTTTGCCATACGGTGATGGCTGCACGGGGGTTATAACCAGCTCGCGCGGCTAACTCGAGACCAATCGCATCTGCTTCAGACTCATTCTGTCGTGAATTAGGCAATACCAAAACGTATTGCGCAACCTGGTTAGCCGCGTTTATGCCTGAGGCGTAATTGGCTCCAGCAGCTGCAAGCGCAACATTAGTTACGGCATTTTGGGCCAAAGCTTCAGATAGGCGCTCACGACCATGCTCACGCAGAGCATGGGCCATCTCATGCCCCATGATGGCGGCAATTTCATCATCAGTTAAGTTGAGTTGATCAATTATCCCGGTATAAAAAGTGATCTTTCCTCCGGGGGCGCAACTTGCGTTGAGCGTATTGGACTGGATCAAACTTAACTGCCATTCCCAGCCCTTGGTATCGTCTCTAAAAACTGTCGTCTGGGGGATTAATCGATTCGCCACTTGTTTTAAGCGTTCGTAGGTCGGGCCAGTCGTTATCAGAATATTCTTTTCTTTCGCCTTTTTGTTTTGCTCTTCAAAGCTGATAGCTGATAGCTTATTTACATCAGCAGAAGACACCACCATAAATTGTGAGCGATTGATTCCGACAGCGCCTGGTTTAGTGGTATTGGCACATGCAGTAAGGCACGCAATAAAAATGAGGCTTATGAAAAGCCTCATGTGATTTCCCTGGAATGACATCTACTACAAATTATTTTTTGGATCGGGTAATGGAGGCGGCCATTGCATCGGTGTAGATAACCTTAACCTGTTCGCCTGCATTTACATCATTGAGTAGGGTGGGGTTGGTAACGCTAACCGTGGTCACTTTTCCGCTTGGTCCTTTTACAGTCACCAGCTTTTTTTCACGATCGACAGCAATAATATCGGCAATGATCGTAGTCTTATTGGTTAATTTCTCTGAGGGTTTATCACCCTTGGTCTCTGTCAAAGTACTGGTTTCTACTTTGCTACGGACGCCATCACTTTTTGTTTTAATTAATTCAATCGCAACCCCTAATTCGTAGGTCAGGCTGAGGTGGTCACCTTTTTTGAGTTGATTGAAGTTTTTCACTTCAGGGCCTGCTACAAACTTTGAGACACCATCTTTATTTTTAAAGGTAATCGTTCTAGTTTTGTAATTAATGCCAAGGACATCACCTTCAAAGAGTTGGTATTGATTCTGCGTGACTGCAGCATCAATAACCATCGGCTTATCGGCAGGAGTAGAGGTCTGACTGTACGCCAATGAAGCAACTAAGCAAGTTGAGGCTATTAAATAGGTGAGGGGATTCTGATACGTTTTCATAAAATTCCTCAAAAGGGAGAAGTCGGTACTTCTAGATCTTATCGCATTTTTAAATGAGCCCCTTTATCGGACACCCCTTTCTTTGATAAGATCAAATCTCTTTATTTCTACATTTTTGAAAGTCTTTATGATTCAGTTCGCTGCCAATCTCACTATGCTGTTCAACGAATTCCCATTTTTAGATCGGTTTGAACAGGCCTCCAAAGCAGGATTTAAGGCTGTAGAGTTTTTATTTCCCTACGGCATACCAGCCGAAGATATTAAGGCTAAGCTGGATCAATATCATTTAAAACTAGTTTTACATAACCTCCCGGCTGGTAATTGGGATGGCGGGGAGAGAGGTATTGCTTGTCTGCCAGATCGTATTGAAGAGTTCAAGACTGGTGTAGCAGAAGCAATTCGTTATGCGGGCATATTGGGTGTTGGTCAATTAAATTGCTTAGCTGGCAAAGTTCCCGCTGGCGTTGATCACAAGCTGCTACATCAAACTTTCGTAAACAATCTTCGTTTCGCAGCTGCTGAGCTCAAAAAGAATCACCTCAAATTACTCGTTGAACCAATCAATGAATACGATATCCCCGGCTTTTACTTGTGCAGCACTCAGCAAGCCATCAGCATTTTGGATGAGGTAGGGGCAGATAATCTTTTCCTTCAATACGATATCTATCATGCTCAACGCATGGAAGGAGAATTGGCCAATACCATCACAAAATACTTTCATCGGATTGCACACATGCAATTAGCTGACAACCCTGGGCGTAATGAGCCCGGCACTGGAGAAATCAATTACCCATTCTTATTTCGTTTTTTAGAAAAGATTGGCTACAAGGGTTGGGTTGGCTGTGAATACAAGCCAGCTACCGACACTTTAAGCGGTCTGAGTTGGATGACTAAGCAACTAAAGTAGTTTCAACATAGTTATTGCGTTGCACTAAAAAAACTATATATTTACTAGGTGTTTTCTCTAGGCATTGACCTAAATCAATAAACAATGCTGTACAAAGCCTATTTAATAGATATGCAGGGGAGTTTTTTACTCGAGCTGCATCTATGAAGAATAACAATAAGGCTTTTGCCTTTGATATAAATCTATTTAAAGTAAAGGGTTGTTTACATGAAAATTTATCAAGCGATTAATAAGGTGCCGGGTGGGTTGATGGTTGTGCCACTGTTTATCGGTATGCTCCTCAATACGTTTGCACCAAATGCCATGAAGATTGGTGGCTTTACTCAAGCGCTTACCAATCAAGGCTATCCAACCTTTTTAGCGATGTACCTCTTTACTGTGGGTACCAAAATGACCCTCAATGCAGCGCCAACGATGCTTAAGCGTGGCTTCGGCATCATGTTCGCAAAAGTGGGTATTGCAATCGTAGTTGCGCTCGGCATTGCCCACTTCTTTAATGGTGACATCATTGGTCTAACGACTCTAGCAGTATTAGCTGCTATGAACGATACCAATGGCGGCATGTTTCTAGCATTAACCAGCACTTTCGGGAATAAAGAGGATGCTGGAACCTATGTTCCTCAAAGTATTGAAACGGGCCCCTTCCTGACAATGTTGGTTTTGGTGGGCGCTGGCTTGGCCGTCATTCCTTGGTTGACTATGTTCTCTGTGATCGCACCAATTATTGCAGGAGCAATTCTGGGTAATCTTGATTCAGATTTGCGCGAGTTCTTTGGTAAACATGAGCCAATCATCATTCCTTTTATGGCCTTCACACTAGGGCAGGGTATTAATCTTTCAGCCGTAACAACGGCTGGTCTCCCCGGAATATTGCTTGGCCTCTCCGTTTTGGTCATTACAGGTATTGTTTGTATTCTTGCTGATCGCTTATTGGGTGGCTCTGGAGTTGCCGGTGCGGCAGCCTCAAGTACAGCAGGCAATGCGACCGGCACGCCCCAAGCAGTTGCGCTCGCGGATCCTACCTTTGCTGCGATTGCCCCAATCGCCACAATTCAGGTAGCGGCTTCTGTAATCGTCACAGCTGTTCTTACTCCAATTTTGACGGCATTTATTTACCGTCAAAATAAAAAGAAGGCTGAAACACAATAAGACTGGCTTTCTCGGTGTTTCATGAGCGCAAGACTAACTATCTTGCGCTTTTTTCATCCCGCTTGTGCAGCGATGGCACTAAAATACCCACCTAAAGCAGATTTTTTCCCACAAATTAGAAGAGGTTTCCAGAAATGAGCAATAAATTAAAGTTAGGCTTTGTTGGTCTAGGAATTATGGGCGCTCCTATGGCAGGGCATTTAATTAAAGCTGGGCATGATGTATTTGTTACTACGAGAAGTAAGGTTCCCGATGACATTGCTCAATCTGCTGCTACACAATGCAAAACACCCGCTGAAGTTGCTCAACATGCCGATATTATTTTTACGATGGTGCCCGATACACCTGATGTTGAAAAAGTCTTGTTTGGTGAACATGGTATTGCCTCTGGCCTATCTAAGGGCAAGATTGTTGTAGATATGAGTTCGATCTCACCAATTCAGACTAAGGAATTTGCCAAAAAGATTAATGCTTTAGGCTGTGATTACTTAGATGCCCCAGTATCCGGTGGTGAGGTTGGCGCTAAAAATGCAACGCTATCGATTATGGTTGGTGGTGATGAAAAAGTGTTTGAGCGCATTAAGCCAATTTTTGAGCTCATGGGTAAAAATATTAATCTAGTTGGCGGCAACGGTGATGGTCAAACCGCTAAGGTCGCCAATCAAATTATTGTTGCCTTGAACATCGAGGCAGTGGGCGAGGCGCTCTTATTTGCTGCTAAGGCGGGCGCTGATCCAGCAAAAGTTCGCCAAGCACTTATGGGTGGTTTTGCTAGCTCCAAAATTTTGGAAGTTCATGGCGAACGCATGGTCAAAAGAACATTTGATCCTGGCTTCAGAATTGAACTCCATCAAAAGGATTTAAACTTGGCCCTCAATAGCGCCAAGGAACTGGGTGTTTCACTGCCAAATACCGCTACTGCACAAGCTTTATTTAATTCTTGTGCTGCATATGGTGGTAAGGCGTGGGATCACTCAGCAATGGTTAAGGCCTTAGAGAAGCTCGCCAACTTCGAAATCGGTCAGAAAGCTTAATTAACCTGTTACTTGATAAGCGATGCCATCTACTCTGGTTGTCTATTTACATGGCTTTCGTTCATCGCCGAGGTCTAGCAAAGCCGTTATGACAGGGCAGGGGATTGAATTGATATCATCCCCTAGCCACCCTTATGAGTGGTATTGCCCACAACTACTGGCTTCACCAAAACTCAGTATGGACATGGTGACCAAGCATATCGATCACAGCAGCGCAGACCGATTGGTGATCATTGGCTCCTCTTTGGGTGGCTTTTATACCAACTACCTGGCAGAAAAATACCAAGCAAAAGCGATTGTTTTAAATCCTGCAGTCTATGCTGCCCGGGAATTGGCTCCCCATGTTGGAATGATGACAGCCTACGATAGTGATGAGCCTTTTGATTTTCGTCCTGAATACATTGATCAATTAAAGGCTCTGCAAGTGGATCATATTAGTCATCCGGATCGCTATTTTTTAATCGCAGCAAAGGGCGACGAGCTTTTGGATTGGCAAGAAATGGTTGATTTTTATCCAGGAGCAAGGCATCTTATTCTCGAGGGCAGCGACCATGGCATCTCTGAATATGCAGAGCATTTGCCTGAGGTTATACGCTTTATTGCCGCATAAACTTTCCTTTGGCCAGCTGTATTGCTTCGGTCATGATTCTTCGGTAAGATGAATCAAACGACTAGCGGCTAAAACGCCATAGTCTAGAAAGGAGAGGTTGTGCTGAGCATTTTGAAATTAGATGCTGGGGGTATCCCTCAGTGCTGGGTCAATGCAGAGGAAGCTACCAAACATTACGCTGATAACAGTGTGCTTTGGACCCTTGGCGACCCCATTCTAAAAATGCGTGGCGGAATCTCCCGTGCAACAGGGCTTCAATCTGTTATTGAGCTGCATTCGATCATCGCCGTAAAAGGTTCAGCAAAAATTAATCTCTTTGATGTCATTCCTGGCATCACCAAGCGAAAGTTATTCCGGCGCGATCGAGGTTTGTGCGCATACTGCGGGGAACGCATTCACGAGGGCGATGCGGAAGCAGAGCATATTGTTCCCAACAGTCGCGGCGGTAAATACTCTTGGATGAATTTGGTAATTTCTTGCCGGCCATGCAATCAAAGGAAGGGCAACCGGACACCTGAAAATGCAGGTATGAGCCTCCTTTATGCCCCCTATATGCCTAGCTTGTATGAGGACATGATCCTCAAGGGCAGGAATATTCTTGCCGATCAGATGGATTTTCTAGCAGCCAACTTACCTAAAAACAGCCGCTTATTAGATAGCTTGAAACGCGTAGGGGTCCACTGGGATTAAAAGCTAAGGTTTATTCCCATTATTGCCTCGGTCTACAAGGGCGCCCATCATTGAGTAGAGTGCCGCGCCCGAAGTCGATACAGCAAATAGTCCAGTAAAGGCGATAAAAATAGGGAGTATTTCCCATTTATTGCTCAAGTGATAATTTCCATATCCAACGGTGGTGTACATCTCTCCAGCAAAGAAGAACGTTTTAGCGCTGTCTGGTAAAACTTCAAAGGCCAGGCAAATATAAGTCCAGGTCATGATTTGTAATAAGTGGCTCAAAACAATCAGCATAACTGCCACGAAGTAAGCGACGAAATTACCCCCATAAATATGGCGATCCTTCATCTTTTTATCTAGATTGTGAAATACACCTGCTATAGCAA comes from Polynucleobacter paneuropaeus and encodes:
- a CDS encoding YqiA/YcfP family alpha/beta fold hydrolase; its protein translation is MPSTLVVYLHGFRSSPRSSKAVMTGQGIELISSPSHPYEWYCPQLLASPKLSMDMVTKHIDHSSADRLVIIGSSLGGFYTNYLAEKYQAKAIVLNPAVYAARELAPHVGMMTAYDSDEPFDFRPEYIDQLKALQVDHISHPDRYFLIAAKGDELLDWQEMVDFYPGARHLILEGSDHGISEYAEHLPEVIRFIAA
- a CDS encoding HNH endonuclease, with protein sequence MLSILKLDAGGIPQCWVNAEEATKHYADNSVLWTLGDPILKMRGGISRATGLQSVIELHSIIAVKGSAKINLFDVIPGITKRKLFRRDRGLCAYCGERIHEGDAEAEHIVPNSRGGKYSWMNLVISCRPCNQRKGNRTPENAGMSLLYAPYMPSLYEDMILKGRNILADQMDFLAANLPKNSRLLDSLKRVGVHWD
- the glxR gene encoding 2-hydroxy-3-oxopropionate reductase — encoded protein: MSNKLKLGFVGLGIMGAPMAGHLIKAGHDVFVTTRSKVPDDIAQSAATQCKTPAEVAQHADIIFTMVPDTPDVEKVLFGEHGIASGLSKGKIVVDMSSISPIQTKEFAKKINALGCDYLDAPVSGGEVGAKNATLSIMVGGDEKVFERIKPIFELMGKNINLVGGNGDGQTAKVANQIIVALNIEAVGEALLFAAKAGADPAKVRQALMGGFASSKILEVHGERMVKRTFDPGFRIELHQKDLNLALNSAKELGVSLPNTATAQALFNSCAAYGGKAWDHSAMVKALEKLANFEIGQKA
- a CDS encoding ion channel; the encoded protein is MNIEILHSLESFKTVYNQVVQESGNSDIWIIALATAVTLAIHSFIVLAIAGVFHNLDKKMKDRHIYGGNFVAYFVAVMLIVLSHLLQIMTWTYICLAFEVLPDSAKTFFFAGEMYTTVGYGNYHLSNKWEILPIFIAFTGLFAVSTSGAALYSMMGALVDRGNNGNKP